One genomic window of Cyprinus carpio isolate SPL01 chromosome A23, ASM1834038v1, whole genome shotgun sequence includes the following:
- the LOC109054849 gene encoding arf-GAP with coiled-coil, ANK repeat and PH domain-containing protein 3-like, producing MVQGPYIGTAPAPTAVAMVTGLGATCASILGVPCAVSWHDHGANIDEVETEVVEIEAKLDKFSKLSNTTASAQTYDLMGFFSKKTVGEVTLKRNLRKLRLDRQCHRQTKLFINGIRDLSQQCKKDQMISDCLEKCGESLQEIVNYHMILFDQAQRSVKQQLHNFVKDDVRKFKDTKKHFDKVREDLEIAQVKNAQAPRNKPHEVEEATSTLNFNRKCFRHLALDYVLQINVLQAKKKFEILDAMLSFMHAQYSLYQQGYNLLDEIDPYMKKLAAELDQLVIDSAMEKREMEHKHATIQQRTLLQDFAYDDPKLEFNVDAPNGLVMEGYLFKRASNAFKTWNRRWFSIQNSQLVYQKKLKDSLTVVVEDLRLCSVKPCEDIERRFCFEVVSPTKSCILQAESEKLRQAWILAVQASIASAYRESPDNYYIERLDRTASPSISSIDSANEPRERSSRGESILQRILCLPGNQQCCDCGQAEPRWASINLDTLLCIECSGIHRSLGVHCSKVRSLTLDSWEPELLKLMCELGNSIINHIYEGSCEEQGLKKPGPSSSRQEKEAWIKAKYVEKKFLKKMMASEVVVNGGRKSERRWNSRKCRRHNSATNVPKTHRKYRLEPGSASPATLSSATAALERKLKRESLFCPDELDTLFSYFDTGSGPRSLSSDSGLGGSTDGSTDVLVFESVVDSVTEEECEVSEDSSNEAELEPETSDPEDLRELDPGALLYKACQARNLPVMAEALAHGADVSSVNEEDEGKSPLIQAVIGGSLIACEFLLQNGADVNQRDHRGRGPLHHATYLGHTGQVCLFLKRGASQNDGDEDGQDPLSIAVQAANADIVTLLRLARMNEEMRESEGPFGQPGDTTYLDIFREFSHMASHNPEKLKRRSIHFRHSFR from the exons ATGGTGCAAGGACCCTATATTGGAACTGCCCCAGCCCCCACAGCGGTTGCCATGGTTACAGGCCTGGGGGCAACGTGCGCATCCATCCTGGGAGTGCCATGTGCAGTGAGCTGGCATGATCACGG GGCTAATATTGATGAGGTGGAGACAGAGGTGGTGGAGATCGAAGCCAAGCTTGATAAG TTCAGCAAGCTCAGCAACACAACAGCTTCAGCACAGACCTATGATCTCATGGGATTTTTCTCAAAGAAAACTGTTGGAGAAGTCACACTGAAGAGGAATCTTAGGAAACTTAGACTGGACAGACA ATGTCACCGCCAAACTAAGCTCTTTATCAACGGCATCCGTGACCTATCCCAGCAGTGCAAGAAGGACCAAATGATATCg GATTGTTTGGAAAAGTGTGGCGAGAGTTTGCAGGAGATTGTCAACTACCACATG aTCCTGTTTGATCAAGCTCAGAGATCAGTGAAGCAGCAGTTGCACAACTTTGTTAAAGA TGATGTGCGTAAATTCAAGGACACGAAGAAGCACTTTGATAAGGTGAGGGAAGATTTGGAGATCGCACAGGTGAAGAACGCCCAGGCACCTCGAAACAAACCTCATGAGGTGGAGGAAGCCACCAGCACCCTCAACTTCAACCGCAAGTGCTTCAGACATCTCGCACTGGACTATGTGCTGCAG ATCAATGTCCTTCAAGCCAAAAAGAAATTTGAGATCTTGGATGCG ATGTTATCCTTCATGCATGCGCAGTACTCCCTGTATCAGCAGGGCTACAACCTACTGGATGAGATTGACCCCTACATGAAAAAACTGGCTGCTGAG CTGGATCAACTGGTGATTGATTCAGCGATGGAGAAGAGAGAAATGGAGCATAAGCATGCCACGATTCAGCAGCGG ACACTGTTA CAGGACTTTGCGTATGACGACCCAAAGTTGGAGTTTAACGTGGATGCGCCCAATGGATTGGTGATGGAGGGCTATCTGTTCAAAAGGGCCAGTAACGCCTTCAAAACATGGAACAG GCGGTGGTTTTCCATCCAGAACAGCCAGCTGGTTTATCAGAAGAAACTCAAG GATTCGCTGACAGTTGTTGTGGAGGACTTGAGACTCTGTTCTGTCAAACCTTGTGAAGACATCGAGAGGAGGTTCTGTTTTGAAGTCGTGTCACCCACCAA GAGCTGTATACTACAGGCAGAGTCAGAGAAACTCCGGCAGGCCTGGATCCTGGCGGTTCAAGCTAGCATCGCCTCAGCGTACAGAGAGAGTCCAGACAATTATTACATTGAG CGTTTGGACCGGACTGCTTCGCCCTCCATCAGCAGTATAGACTCAGCAAATGAGCCCAGAGAGCGCAGCAGCAGGGGCGAGAGCATTCTGCAGCGTATCCTGTGTCTGCCGGGAAACCAGCAGTGCTGTGACTGTGGGCAGGCTGAGCCGCGCTGGGCCAGCATCAATCTGGATAC TCTGCTCTGCATCGAGTGCTCCGGCATTCACAG GAGTTTGGGAGTTCATTGTTCAAAGGTCCGTTCTCTCACCCTGGACTCATGGGAACCAGAGTTACTGAAG CTGATGTGTGAACTAGGAAACAGTATCATCAACCACATCTATGAAGGCAGCTGTGAAGAGCAGGGCCTGAAGAAACCAGGACCCAGCAGCTCCAG GCAAGAAAAGGAGGCCTGGATCAAAGCGAAGTATGTGGAGAAGAAGTTCCTGAAGAAGATGATGGCGAGTGAAGTTGTGGTCAACGGCGGGAGAAAATCAGAGCGCCGATGGAACTCCAGGAAATGCAGGAGACATAACAGCGCCACAAACGTCCCCAAAACACACCGCAAATACAGACTAGAGCCAGGCAGTGCATCTCCTGCAACCCTTTCCTCAG CAACTGCTGCTCTGGAGAGAAAGTTAAAACGGGAATCCCTCTTTTGCCCGGATGAGCTGGACACCCTCTTTTCATATTTTGATACTGGTTCAGGGCCTCGCA GTCTGAGCAGTGACAGTGGGTTAGGTGGCAGTACTGATGGCAGCACTGACGTCTTGGTGTTTGAGTCTGTGGTGGACAGTGTCACAGAGGAGG AGTGTGAGGTGTCTGAAGACTCCAGTAATGAGGCTGAACTGGAGCCGGAGACGTCAGATCCAGAGGATTTGAGAGAACTGGATCCCGGAGCATTACTCTATAAGGCCTGTCAGGCACGAAATCTGCCCGTCATGGCTGAAGCTCTGGCACATGGAGCTGACGTCAGCTCAGTGAATGAAGAGGATGAGGGGAAAAGCCCCCTTATTCAGGCTGTGATTGGA GGTTCCTTGATAGCCTGTGAGTTTCTGCTCCAAAATGGTGCAGATGTCAACCAAAGAGATCACAGGGGAAGAGGCCCGCTGCATCACGCCACATATTTAGGTCATACTGG TCAAGTGTGTTTGTTCCTGAAACGAGGAGCGTCCCAGAACGATGGTGATGAGGATGGCCAGGACCCACTGAGCATAGCGGTTCAAGCCGCTAACGCTGACATAGTTACTCT GTTACGTCTAGCACGTATGAACGAGGAGATGCGCGAGTCAGAGGGTCCGTTCGGTCAGCCAG